In Oncorhynchus keta strain PuntledgeMale-10-30-2019 chromosome 19, Oket_V2, whole genome shotgun sequence, a single genomic region encodes these proteins:
- the psmb10 gene encoding proteasome subunit beta type-10 — MLSNSRPCQPQSAGFSFENTRRNAVLEGNLSELGYSSPKARKTGTTIAGIVFKDGVILGADTRATDDMVVADKNCMKIHYIAPNIYCCGAGVAADAEVTTQMMSSNVELHSLSTGRPPLVVTVTRQLKQMLFRYQGHIGSSLIVGGVDVTGAHLYSVYPHGSYDKLPFLTMGSGAGAAISIFEDRYRPNMELEEAKKLVRDAITAGIFCDLGSGSNVDLCVITQAGVQYLRGYDQPAQKGKREGQYKYKPGTTAVLTKTVTPLPLDVVDESIQLMDTQ, encoded by the exons GAATGCTGTGTTGGAAGGGAATTTGTCTGAGCTTGGTTACAGTTCTCCTAAGGCAAGGAAGACTGGAACCACCATCGCTGGCATAGTCTTCAAG GATGGGGTGATACTTGGAGCTGACACAAGAGCCACTGATGACATGGTGGTAGCTGACAAGAATTGCATGAAGATCCACTACATTGCACCTAACATTTA CTGTTGTGGAGCAGGTGTGGCTGCAGATGCAGAAGTCACCACTCAGATGATGTCATCCAATGTGGAGCTGCACTCACTCAGCACAGGACGCCCTCCCCTTGTTGTCACGGTTACCCGACAACTGAAACAGATGCTCTTCAG GTACCAGGGACATATTGGCTCCTCTCTGATTGTTGGAGGTGTGGATGTGACTGGCGCTCACCTCTATAGCGTCTACCCACACGGCTCCTACGACAAACTACCATTCCTTACCATGG GATCAGGAGCAGGGGCAGCTATTTCAATATTTGAGGACCGATACAGACCAAACATGGAG CTGGAAGAGGCTAAAAAGCTGGTGCGGGATGCCATTACTGCTGGGATTTTCTGTGACCTGGGCTCTGGCAGCAACGTGGACCTGTGTGTCATCAcccaggcaggggttcagtacCTTAGGGGCTATGACCAGCCTGCCCAGAAGGGGAAAAG aGAAGGGCAGTACAAGTACAAGCCTGGCACCACTGCAGTTTTGACAAAGACTGTCACACCCCTGCCTCTGGATGTTGTTGATGAATCAATTCAGCTCATGGACACTCAGTGA
- the LOC118398167 gene encoding histone H3-like centromeric protein A, translating into MPRRDPDSSSASRRKGATPKRRPPAPTAPASTSPAARLSGPSAPAGVAPSLQKRRRFRPGTRALMEIRKYQKSTDLLLRKGPFARLVREVCQTYSRDFMRWQVYALLALQEAAEAFLVLLFSDAYLCTIHAKRVTLFPRDIQLARRIRGVDHL; encoded by the exons ATGCCTCGTCGCGATCCTGACAGCTCTTCTGCAAGCCGGCGCAAGGGTGCAACACCCAAGCGTCGGCCTCCAGCCCCAACCGCGCCTGCTTCAACATCACCGGCAGCACGGCTGAGCGGACCATCAG CCCCTGCAGGTGTAGCTCCCTCCCTGCAAAAGAGGAGGAGGTTTCGCCCTGGCACCCGAGCTCTGATGGAAATTCGCAAGTACCAGAAGAGCACGGACTTGCTTTTGCGCAAGGGACCGTTTGCGCGCCTG GTTCGGGAGGTGTGCCAGACGTATAGCAGGGACTTCATGAGATGGCAGGTGTATGCTCTTCTGGCATTGCAGGAG GCTGCAGAGGCTTTCCTCGTTTTACTGTTTTCCGATGCCTACCTGTGTACCATCCACGCCAAGCGTGTAACGCTATTCCCCCGTGACATTCAGCTTGCCCGGCGAATTCGAGGAGTGGATCATCTCTGA
- the LOC118398165 gene encoding LIM/homeobox protein Lhx9-like, with translation MMSPEDSSTLEGLLYGSLHGDEGEESVNQGSRQLGEDHSKASSPATGLVEEPLVCAGCEGRVCDRFVLLAAGRAWHEACLRCSQCQCELQTHLTLYCRDGSIYCQQDYCRLFSVGRCARCSQPIPSSAMVMRSGDLTFHPECFSCQECDVTLMPGNLYSQHGQSLYCQSHYHDDSSAPPSHKLHLKQREGEGEESVSSPEPRLEDGVTGGRARRRTKRIRTCFRSEQLRAMESYFALKHNPDGKDWSCLSHRTGLPKRVLQVWFQNARAKLRRSLSADESQSNSPAPQRFDTMATASPSLVTSHQSFQTSTIDQLELSLLTAPLNDPPQSPADQSAGFKDSFFLDYNPQGAPRLSPLMTYDFGESGLGREGNSDTVLQPYY, from the exons ATGATGTCACCAGAGGACAGCAGCACCCTGGAGGGCTTATTGTATGGCAGCCTCCATGGTGATGAGGGGGAGGAGTCAGTGAACCAGGGGAGCAGACAATTAGGAGAGGATCATTCAAAAGCCAGT TCTCCAGCTACAGGCTTAGTAGAGGAGCCGTTGGTGTGTGCCGGCTGCGAGGGACGTGTTTGCGACCGCTTTGTCCTATTGGCTGCAGGGCGGGCATGGCACGAGGCGTGTCTCCGCTGTAGCCAATGCCAGTGTGAGCTCCAGACGCACCTCACACTCTACTGCCGTGACGGCAGCATCTACTGTCAGCAGGACTACTGCAG GTTATTCAGTGTGGGACGATGTGCCCGCTGCTCCCAGCCAATCCCGTCGTCAGCTATGGTCATGAGGTCTGGTGATCTGACGTTTCACCCTGAATGCTTTTCCTGCCAG GAGTGTGATGTCACTTTGATGCCTGGAAACCTATACAGTCAACACGGGCAGAGCCTGTACTGTCAATCACATTACCATGATGACAGCAGTGCGCCACCCTCTCACAAGCTCCACCTCAAGCAGAGAGAAG gagaaggggaggagtctGTCAGCAGCCCTGAGCCACGACTGGAGGATGGTGTTACAGGTGGCCGGGCCCGCAGGCGGACTAAGCGAATAAGAACATGTTTCCGCAGCGAACAGTTGAGAGCCATGGAGTCCTATTTTGCCCTGAAACACAACCCTGATGGCAAGGATTGGAGCTGTCTGTCTCACAGGACCGGTCTGCCCAAGAGAGTGCTTCAG GTGTGGTTCCAGAATGCAAGGGCCAAGCTGAGGCGTTCCCTCTCAGCCGACGAGTCGCAGAGCAACTCACCCGCCCCCCAGAGGTTCGACACCATGGCTACAGCCTCCCCGTCCCTAGTGACCTCCCACCAGTCCTTCCAGACCAGCACCATTGACCAACTGGAGCTCTCTCTGCTCACCGCCCCTCTCAATGACCCGCCCCAAAGCCCCGCCGACCAATCAGCAGGCTTTAAAGACTCGTTCTTCCTGGACTACAATCCCCAGGGTGCACCAAGGCTCTCCCCTTTGATGACCTATGATTTTGGGGAGTCTGGATTGGGGAGAGAAGGCAATTCTGACACGGTACTTCAACCATATTATTGA